One region of Erwinia tracheiphila genomic DNA includes:
- the atpA gene encoding F0F1 ATP synthase subunit alpha — MQLNSTEISELIKQRIAQFNVVSEAHNAGTIVSVSDGIIRINGLADVMQGEMISLPGNRYAIALNLERDSVGAVVMGPYADLAEGMKVKCTGRILEVPVGRGLLGRVVNTLGAPIDGKGAIDNDGFSPIEVIAPGVIDRQSVDQPVQTGYKSVDAMIPIGRGQRELIIGDRQTGKTAMAIDAIINQRDSGIKCVYVAIGQKASTIANVVRKLEEHGALANTIVVVATASESAALQYLAPYAGCAMGEYFRDRGEDALIVYDDLSKQAVAYRQVSLLLRRPPGREAFPGDVFYLHSRLLERASRVSANYVERFTNGEVKGKTGSLTALPIIETQAGDVSAFVPTNVISITDGQIFLETNLFNSGIRPAVNPGISVSRVGGAAQTKIIKKLSGGIRTALAQYRELAAFSQFASDLDEATRKQLNHGQKVTELLKQRQYAPMSVAQQGLVLFAAERGFLNDVELAKIGSFEAALLAFADRDHAELMAEINQSGNYNNEIEEKLKGLLETFKKTQSW, encoded by the coding sequence ATGCAACTGAATTCCACCGAAATCAGCGAACTGATCAAGCAGCGCATTGCTCAGTTCAATGTCGTGAGCGAAGCTCACAATGCAGGTACTATTGTTTCTGTCAGTGACGGTATCATCCGCATAAACGGCCTGGCCGATGTTATGCAGGGTGAGATGATTTCACTGCCGGGTAATCGCTACGCCATTGCACTGAACCTGGAGCGTGACTCTGTTGGTGCCGTCGTTATGGGTCCGTATGCGGACCTCGCCGAAGGCATGAAGGTGAAATGTACCGGTCGTATTCTGGAAGTGCCGGTTGGCCGTGGCCTGTTGGGCCGTGTGGTGAACACCTTGGGTGCACCTATCGATGGTAAGGGCGCAATCGACAACGATGGTTTCTCGCCAATCGAAGTGATCGCCCCGGGGGTTATCGACCGTCAGTCCGTTGACCAGCCTGTGCAGACTGGTTACAAGTCGGTGGATGCGATGATCCCAATTGGCCGTGGCCAGCGTGAGCTAATTATCGGTGACCGTCAGACCGGTAAAACCGCTATGGCCATTGATGCTATCATCAACCAGCGCGATTCCGGCATCAAATGTGTGTATGTAGCTATCGGGCAGAAAGCTTCTACCATTGCTAACGTGGTTCGTAAACTGGAAGAGCACGGCGCACTGGCTAACACCATTGTGGTTGTGGCTACCGCGTCTGAATCTGCTGCGTTGCAATACCTTGCGCCCTATGCGGGTTGTGCCATGGGCGAATACTTCCGTGACCGCGGTGAAGACGCGCTGATTGTTTATGACGATCTGTCCAAGCAGGCTGTTGCCTACCGTCAGGTTTCGCTGCTGCTGCGCCGTCCACCGGGTCGTGAAGCGTTCCCTGGCGACGTATTCTACCTCCACTCCCGTCTGCTGGAGCGTGCTTCCCGCGTGAGCGCCAACTACGTTGAGCGCTTCACCAATGGCGAAGTGAAAGGTAAAACCGGTTCACTGACCGCGCTACCCATTATCGAAACTCAGGCTGGCGACGTTTCCGCATTTGTTCCGACTAACGTAATTTCGATTACCGATGGTCAGATCTTCCTGGAAACCAACCTGTTCAACTCCGGTATTCGTCCGGCTGTTAACCCGGGGATCTCAGTATCCCGTGTTGGTGGCGCTGCACAGACCAAGATCATTAAGAAACTGTCCGGTGGTATTCGTACCGCTCTGGCACAGTATCGTGAACTGGCGGCGTTTTCACAGTTCGCTTCCGATCTGGACGAAGCAACCCGTAAGCAGCTGAACCACGGTCAGAAAGTGACTGAGTTATTGAAACAGAGACAGTATGCGCCGATGTCCGTTGCGCAACAGGGTCTGGTTTTGTTTGCAGCCGAGCGTGGCTTCCTGAACGACGTTGAACTGGCAAAAATTGGTAGCTTTGAAGCTGCTTTGCTTGCTTTCGCTGATCGCGATCACGCCGAGCTGATGGCCGAAATCAACCAGTCTGGTAACTACAACAACGAAATCGAAGAAAAGCTGAAAGGCCTCCTCGAAACGTTCAAGAAAACCCAGTCTTGGTAA
- the atpH gene encoding F0F1 ATP synthase subunit delta, whose amino-acid sequence MSEFTTVARPYAKAAFDFAVEHQNVDSWQQMLAFTTEVASNKQVAELLSGALAPEALAERFIAICGSQLDEPGQNLIKVMAENKRLPVLKDVLAQFIQLRAAYDATADVEVISSTTLSDEQLTKISAAMEKRLSRKVKLNCKIDKSVMAGVIIRAGDMVIDGSVRGRLERLADALQS is encoded by the coding sequence ATGTCTGAATTTACTACTGTAGCTCGCCCCTACGCCAAAGCAGCTTTTGACTTTGCTGTTGAGCATCAGAATGTCGATAGCTGGCAGCAGATGCTGGCGTTCACTACTGAGGTAGCCAGCAATAAACAGGTAGCAGAACTTCTTTCCGGCGCACTTGCGCCGGAAGCGTTGGCTGAACGGTTTATCGCTATCTGCGGCTCGCAACTGGACGAACCCGGTCAAAACCTCATTAAGGTCATGGCCGAAAACAAACGTTTACCAGTACTGAAGGATGTTTTGGCTCAGTTTATCCAGCTCCGCGCCGCATATGATGCGACCGCAGATGTTGAGGTAATCTCTTCCACAACATTGAGTGACGAACAGCTGACCAAAATCAGCGCCGCTATGGAAAAACGTCTGTCACGCAAAGTTAAGCTGAATTGCAAAATTGATAAGTCTGTAATGGCAGGCGTAATCATCCGTGCGGGTGATATGGTCATTGATGGCAGCGTACGCGGCCGTCTTGAGCGCCTTGCAGACGCCTTGCAGTCTTAA
- the atpF gene encoding F0F1 ATP synthase subunit B has product MNLNATILGQAIAFILFVAFCMKYVWPPLMAAIEKRQKEVAEGLASAERAKKDLDLAQANATDQLKKAKEEAQVIIEQANKRRSQILDEVKAEAEAERNKIVTQAQAEIEAERKRAREELRSRVAMLAVAGAEKIIERSVDEAANSDIVDKLVAEL; this is encoded by the coding sequence GTGAACCTTAACGCAACAATCCTCGGTCAGGCTATCGCGTTCATCCTGTTTGTCGCGTTCTGTATGAAGTACGTATGGCCGCCTCTTATGGCCGCTATCGAAAAGCGCCAGAAAGAAGTTGCCGAAGGCCTTGCTTCCGCTGAACGTGCCAAGAAAGATTTGGATCTCGCGCAGGCTAATGCGACCGATCAGCTGAAGAAAGCGAAAGAAGAAGCTCAGGTAATCATCGAACAGGCTAACAAGCGTCGTTCGCAGATCCTGGACGAAGTGAAAGCTGAAGCTGAGGCTGAACGTAATAAGATCGTCACGCAGGCGCAGGCTGAAATTGAAGCCGAACGCAAACGTGCACGTGAAGAGTTACGGTCGCGCGTCGCGATGCTGGCAGTTGCCGGTGCCGAGAAAATTATTGAACGTTCCGTGGATGAAGCTGCTAACAGCGACATCGTTGATAAACTGGTCGCTGAACTGTAA
- the atpE gene encoding F0F1 ATP synthase subunit C, whose product MENLNMDLLYMAAAVMMGLAAIGAAIGIGILGGKFLEGAARQPDLIPLLRTQFFVVMGLVDAIPMIAVGLGLYVMFAVAQ is encoded by the coding sequence ATGGAAAACCTGAATATGGATCTGCTGTACATGGCTGCCGCTGTGATGATGGGTTTAGCGGCAATCGGTGCTGCGATCGGTATCGGCATCCTAGGAGGTAAATTTCTGGAAGGTGCCGCGCGTCAACCGGATCTGATCCCTCTGCTGCGTACGCAGTTCTTTGTTGTAATGGGTCTGGTGGATGCTATCCCGATGATCGCCGTTGGTCTGGGTCTGTACGTGATGTTTGCTGTCGCGCAGTAA
- the atpB gene encoding F0F1 ATP synthase subunit A — protein MAAGEISTPQEYIGNHLHNLQLDLRTFELVNPNDAPATFWVLNIDSMFFSVVLGLLFLVLFRKVAKSATSGVPGKLQAVVELVVGFVDANVRDMYHGKSKVIAPLALTIFVWVFLMNFMDLLPIDLLPYIGEHVLGLPALRVVPSADVNITLSMALGVFILILFYSVKMKGIGGFTKELTLQPFNHPVFIPINLILEGVSLLSKPVSLGLRLFGNMYAGELIFILIAGLLPWWSQWVLNVPWAIFHILIISLQAFIFMVLTIVYLSMASEEH, from the coding sequence ATGGCTGCAGGAGAAATCTCTACGCCGCAGGAATACATAGGTAATCATCTGCATAACCTTCAGTTGGACCTGCGTACCTTCGAGCTGGTGAATCCAAACGACGCGCCCGCGACGTTCTGGGTATTAAATATTGACTCCATGTTCTTCTCTGTCGTCCTGGGGCTGCTGTTTCTGGTGTTGTTTCGTAAAGTCGCGAAATCAGCAACCAGCGGCGTTCCTGGCAAACTTCAGGCCGTCGTTGAACTGGTTGTCGGTTTTGTCGACGCGAACGTCCGTGATATGTATCACGGTAAAAGCAAAGTTATCGCACCGCTGGCACTAACGATTTTTGTCTGGGTTTTCCTGATGAACTTCATGGACTTACTGCCTATCGATTTGCTGCCTTATATTGGTGAGCATGTTCTGGGCCTGCCAGCATTGCGTGTTGTGCCTTCTGCTGACGTGAACATCACGTTGTCGATGGCACTCGGCGTATTTATTTTGATTCTGTTTTACAGCGTCAAGATGAAAGGCATTGGCGGCTTTACTAAAGAGCTGACTTTGCAACCCTTCAATCATCCTGTTTTCATCCCGATTAACCTGATTCTTGAAGGTGTAAGTCTGCTGTCCAAACCTGTTTCTCTTGGTTTGCGACTGTTTGGAAACATGTATGCGGGTGAATTGATTTTTATCCTGATTGCCGGTCTGTTGCCGTGGTGGTCACAGTGGGTTCTGAATGTGCCATGGGCCATTTTCCACATCCTGATCATTTCGCTACAGGCTTTCATTTTCATGGTCTTAACGATTGTCTATCTGTCGATGGCATCTGAAGAACATTGA
- the atpI gene encoding F0F1 ATP synthase subunit I, giving the protein MSVSLYSVKFVRTMLLLQLVTFVVIGAFFAFKDLTWSLSALIGGLAAWLPNVFFMIFAWCHRAGHEVKGRLAWTFVLGEALKVIVTVLVLIVGLSVFKAAFFPLGLTWLSVLMVQIIAPTVINNKG; this is encoded by the coding sequence ATGTCAGTGTCTCTTTATAGTGTGAAATTCGTCAGAACCATGTTGCTGCTTCAGCTGGTGACTTTTGTCGTAATCGGCGCATTTTTTGCCTTTAAAGATCTGACCTGGAGCTTGTCCGCTCTTATCGGCGGACTGGCAGCATGGCTGCCAAACGTGTTTTTTATGATTTTTGCCTGGTGCCATAGAGCAGGACATGAAGTAAAAGGGCGGCTCGCATGGACTTTTGTGTTGGGCGAAGCGCTGAAAGTTATCGTCACTGTTCTCGTTCTCATCGTCGGGCTAAGTGTATTTAAAGCGGCGTTTTTTCCGCTGGGACTGACCTGGTTATCGGTGTTGATGGTTCAGATCATTGCACCGACTGTAATTAACAATAAAGGGTAA
- the rsmG gene encoding 16S rRNA (guanine(527)-N(7))-methyltransferase RsmG, with protein MITELSSLLEQAGLSLSDRQIAQLAGYVTLLYKWNKAYNLTSVRDPQQMLIRHILDSIVVEPHLQGNHFIDVGTGPGLPGIPLAIVRPGAHFTLLDSLGKRIRFLKQVQHELQIGNITLVQSRVEGFHANPLFDGVISRAFASLNDMLNWCHHLPAQRGVFYALKGMLPEDEISALPAGFILNRVIKLSVPRLEEERHLVAINPPA; from the coding sequence GTGATTACCGAACTTTCCTCTTTGCTTGAACAGGCTGGGCTCTCTCTGTCTGATCGACAGATTGCCCAGCTTGCTGGCTATGTAACTTTGTTATATAAATGGAATAAAGCCTATAACCTGACCTCTGTGCGGGACCCGCAGCAGATGCTGATTCGCCATATTCTTGACAGCATTGTGGTTGAGCCGCATTTGCAGGGAAATCACTTTATTGATGTGGGTACAGGACCTGGGCTGCCTGGGATACCGTTAGCGATTGTGCGTCCTGGTGCCCACTTTACCCTGCTGGACAGTTTGGGGAAACGGATACGCTTTTTGAAACAGGTACAGCATGAACTACAAATCGGTAACATTACCCTGGTGCAAAGTCGTGTAGAGGGTTTTCACGCTAACCCCCTTTTTGATGGGGTGATCAGCCGCGCATTTGCCTCACTTAATGATATGCTGAACTGGTGTCACCATTTGCCCGCGCAAAGAGGCGTATTTTACGCGCTAAAGGGAATGCTGCCCGAGGATGAAATCTCCGCGTTGCCTGCTGGATTTATCCTTAATCGCGTCATTAAGCTCTCTGTTCCTCGCCTGGAGGAAGAGCGGCATCTGGTGGCAATCAATCCTCCAGCCTGA
- the mnmG gene encoding tRNA uridine-5-carboxymethylaminomethyl(34) synthesis enzyme MnmG, with protein sequence MFYPDPFDVIVIGGGHAGTEAAMAAARMGQQTLLLTHNVDTLGQMSCNPAIGGIGKGHLVKEVDALGGLMALATDQAGIQFRILNASKGPAVRATRAQADRQLYRQAVRTALENQANLMIFQQAVEDLIVENDRVVGAVTQMGLKFRAKSVVLTVGTFLDGKIHIGLDNYSGGRAGDPPSIPLSRRLRELPLRVSRLKTGTPPRIDARTIDFSVLAPQHGDVSLPVFSFMGNVAQHPKQVPCYITYTNEKTHQVIRDNLDRSPMYAGVIEGIGPRYCPSIEDKVMRFADRDAHQIFLEPEGLTSNEIYPNGISTSLPFDVQMQIVRSMQGMENARIIRPGYAIEYDFFDPRDLKPTLESKFIQGLFFAGQINGTTGYEEAASQGLLAGLNAGRFSAEKEGWAPRRDQAYLGVLVDDLCTLGTKEPYRMFTSRAEYRLVLREDNADLRLTEAGRELGLVDDARWARYNEKRESIEQERQRLRDIRVHPKSTSIEEINSVLSTALTKEANGEDLLRRPDMTYQQLMTLEVFAPALCDAEAAEQVEIQVKYEGYIARQQEEIARHLRNENTLLSFDLDYRQVNGLSNEVIAKLNDHKPGSIGQASRISGITPAAISILLIWLKKQGLLRKSP encoded by the coding sequence ATGTTTTATCCAGATCCTTTTGACGTCATCGTGATCGGTGGTGGTCATGCGGGCACGGAAGCCGCTATGGCAGCAGCCCGAATGGGTCAACAAACTCTGCTTTTAACCCACAATGTTGATACGCTGGGACAGATGTCCTGTAATCCCGCGATCGGTGGTATTGGCAAAGGGCATCTGGTTAAGGAAGTGGACGCACTGGGCGGATTGATGGCACTGGCAACTGACCAGGCTGGCATACAGTTCAGGATACTAAACGCGAGTAAAGGCCCTGCTGTCAGAGCAACGCGTGCACAGGCCGATCGGCAGCTGTACCGCCAGGCTGTTCGTACCGCTTTGGAGAATCAGGCCAATCTGATGATCTTCCAACAGGCCGTTGAGGATCTGATTGTTGAGAATGATCGTGTTGTCGGTGCCGTTACCCAGATGGGATTGAAATTCCGTGCAAAGTCCGTGGTGCTGACCGTTGGTACTTTTCTGGATGGTAAAATTCATATTGGACTGGACAACTACAGCGGTGGACGTGCAGGCGATCCGCCATCCATACCCCTTTCCCGTCGTCTGCGGGAGCTTCCTCTGCGCGTCAGCCGCCTAAAGACCGGAACGCCACCGCGTATAGATGCCAGAACCATTGATTTTAGCGTTCTGGCACCCCAACACGGCGACGTCTCATTGCCCGTGTTCTCGTTTATGGGAAATGTAGCGCAGCACCCAAAACAGGTGCCTTGCTATATCACATACACCAACGAAAAAACCCATCAGGTGATCCGCGATAATCTCGATCGCAGCCCGATGTATGCAGGCGTCATTGAAGGGATTGGGCCACGTTACTGCCCTTCGATAGAAGATAAGGTGATGCGTTTTGCTGATCGTGATGCCCACCAGATATTTCTTGAACCGGAAGGGCTGACCAGTAACGAAATTTATCCTAACGGTATTTCGACCAGCCTTCCTTTTGATGTACAGATGCAGATTGTGCGTTCCATGCAGGGCATGGAAAATGCAAGAATCATTCGACCCGGCTATGCCATTGAGTATGATTTTTTCGATCCTCGCGATCTTAAACCTACCCTTGAAAGCAAATTTATTCAGGGCCTGTTCTTTGCAGGTCAGATTAATGGCACCACCGGCTATGAAGAAGCGGCCTCTCAGGGGTTGCTGGCTGGACTTAATGCAGGCAGATTTTCTGCTGAGAAAGAGGGATGGGCACCCCGTCGCGACCAGGCGTACCTTGGTGTGCTGGTGGACGATCTCTGTACGTTGGGCACGAAAGAACCCTACCGCATGTTTACTTCCAGAGCGGAATATCGGCTAGTGCTTCGTGAAGACAATGCCGATTTGCGTCTGACTGAAGCTGGCCGGGAACTCGGCCTGGTTGATGATGCTCGCTGGGCACGTTATAACGAAAAACGTGAAAGTATCGAGCAGGAACGCCAGAGACTACGTGATATCCGGGTTCATCCAAAATCGACCTCCATTGAGGAAATCAATAGCGTGCTGAGTACTGCGCTGACAAAAGAGGCAAATGGTGAAGATCTGTTGCGTCGTCCGGATATGACCTATCAGCAGCTGATGACGCTTGAGGTCTTTGCTCCAGCACTTTGCGATGCTGAGGCAGCAGAGCAGGTAGAAATTCAGGTTAAGTACGAAGGTTATATCGCTCGTCAACAGGAAGAGATCGCGCGCCACCTTCGTAACGAAAACACGTTATTGTCTTTTGACCTTGATTATCGACAGGTGAATGGTCTTTCCAATGAGGTGATTGCCAAATTGAACGATCACAAACCAGGATCAATTGGCCAAGCTTCGCGTATTTCTGGCATCACGCCTGCGGCCATTTCAATTTTATTAATATGGCTAAAAAAACAGGGACTTTTACGTAAAAGTCCCTGA
- the mioC gene encoding FMN-binding protein MioC translates to MADITLITGSTLGSAEYVAEMLAEKLEEAGFSTELLHGPELDELKTEGIWLVVTSTHGAGELPDNLQPFFDAIEEDTPDLSKVRYGAIGIGNREYDLFCGAIDKLDRLLSACGAKRLGDRLDIDVLEHEIPEDPAEVWLASWKTLLR, encoded by the coding sequence ATGGCCGACATAACCTTAATCACCGGTAGTACCTTAGGTAGCGCAGAATATGTTGCAGAAATGCTCGCTGAAAAGTTAGAAGAAGCAGGTTTTTCAACGGAGCTACTACACGGCCCGGAGCTGGACGAACTAAAAACAGAAGGAATCTGGTTAGTAGTAACCTCAACGCATGGAGCAGGTGAACTTCCTGATAACCTGCAACCGTTTTTCGATGCTATCGAAGAGGACACCCCTGATTTAAGTAAGGTACGCTATGGTGCCATAGGCATCGGCAATAGGGAATACGATCTGTTCTGTGGCGCGATTGATAAACTGGATCGTCTGTTGAGCGCCTGTGGAGCAAAGCGGCTTGGTGATCGTCTTGATATTGATGTCCTTGAGCATGAGATCCCGGAAGATCCCGCAGAAGTCTGGCTTGCAAGCTGGAAAACGCTACTCAGGTAA
- the mnmE gene encoding tRNA uridine-5-carboxymethylaminomethyl(34) synthesis GTPase MnmE — MNHSETIVAQATPPGRGGVGILRVSGPQAADVARLVLGKLPRPRHADYLPFMDNHNVKLDQGIALWFPGPNSFTGEDVLELQGHGGPVILDLLLKRITSISGVRIARPGEFSERAFLNDKLDLAQAEAIADLIDASSEQAARSALNSLQGAFSLRINELVEALTHLRIYVEAAIDFPDEEIDFLSDGKIEAQLNQVIARVNDVRAEARQGSLLREGMKVVIAGRPNAGKSSLLNALAGREAAIVTDIAGTTRDVLREHIHIDGMPLHIIDTAGLREASDEVERIGIERAWQEIEQADRVLFMVDGTTTRETEPAVIWPDFITRLPASLPVTVVRNKADITGEEARIEKVNGHSLIRLSARSGEGIEVLRNHLKASMGFAGNTEGGFLARRRHLQALALASTHLLQGKEQLTGTKAGELLAEELRAAQLALSEITGEFTSDDLLGRIFSSFCIGK; from the coding sequence ATGAATCACAGCGAAACCATCGTCGCCCAAGCCACACCGCCAGGACGCGGCGGTGTGGGTATTCTGCGCGTTTCCGGGCCGCAAGCGGCCGACGTGGCTCGCTTAGTACTGGGAAAACTACCGCGCCCACGCCATGCCGATTATCTGCCCTTTATGGACAACCATAATGTGAAGCTGGATCAGGGAATCGCGCTCTGGTTTCCAGGACCGAACTCTTTTACCGGCGAGGATGTGCTTGAGTTACAGGGACACGGTGGCCCGGTCATCCTCGACTTATTGCTTAAGAGAATCACCTCTATTTCTGGTGTGCGTATTGCGCGACCGGGTGAATTTTCTGAGCGTGCCTTTCTCAACGATAAACTCGATCTTGCCCAGGCAGAGGCCATTGCCGATTTGATCGATGCCAGTTCAGAACAGGCGGCCCGCTCTGCGCTCAACTCATTACAAGGGGCGTTTTCACTGCGGATCAATGAGCTGGTGGAAGCACTTACTCACCTTCGAATCTACGTTGAGGCGGCGATCGACTTTCCAGATGAAGAAATTGACTTTCTGTCAGACGGTAAAATCGAAGCCCAGCTAAACCAGGTGATAGCGCGTGTTAATGACGTTCGGGCTGAAGCACGCCAGGGCAGCTTATTAAGAGAAGGCATGAAGGTGGTCATCGCCGGTCGCCCGAATGCAGGTAAATCCAGCCTGCTCAATGCGCTGGCAGGCCGGGAAGCGGCTATCGTTACCGACATTGCCGGAACTACCCGGGATGTACTACGAGAACATATTCATATTGATGGTATGCCACTGCACATTATTGATACAGCCGGGCTGCGCGAGGCAAGTGATGAAGTCGAGCGTATCGGCATAGAACGGGCGTGGCAGGAAATAGAGCAGGCCGATCGGGTTCTTTTTATGGTAGACGGCACCACCACCCGCGAAACGGAACCTGCCGTAATCTGGCCGGACTTTATCACGCGGCTTCCGGCTTCATTACCTGTTACCGTCGTTCGTAATAAAGCCGATATTACGGGTGAAGAGGCGCGTATCGAGAAAGTGAATGGTCACTCACTTATTCGGCTTTCCGCCCGCTCTGGCGAAGGAATTGAGGTACTACGCAATCATCTTAAAGCAAGCATGGGCTTTGCGGGAAACACAGAAGGTGGGTTCCTGGCCCGCAGGCGCCACTTGCAGGCTTTAGCGTTAGCCTCGACTCATTTACTTCAGGGAAAAGAACAGCTGACTGGCACCAAAGCGGGAGAATTACTGGCTGAAGAGCTTCGTGCCGCCCAGCTGGCGCTAAGTGAAATAACCGGAGAGTTTACTTCTGACGATCTACTGGGGCGCATTTTTTCCAGTTTTTGTATTGGCAAGTGA